One segment of Triticum aestivum cultivar Chinese Spring chromosome 2A, IWGSC CS RefSeq v2.1, whole genome shotgun sequence DNA contains the following:
- the LOC123188257 gene encoding sphingosine kinase 1 → MADPQAEARGPPEPRAEALVEPVRVNGSAAEATLSSAELAWRPTAAGRDSGGRRKLELESDVLGFQVEGRALKLATFTRGDVTGAGRPPSPVGCGGGAEDRKRGEVAVEMESEEAAERWGHAIRDRFASLGRPKRLFFIVNPYGGKRGGRKIFQTEVLPLIEAAHILYTMQETNYRLHAQEIAGSLDLKKYDGIVCVSGDGILVEVVNGLLQRDDWDKAIKVPLGIIPAGTGNGMVQGLLHSAGEPFSMSNAVFAIIRGHRRALDVTSVVQGKTKFFSVMMLTWGLVADIDIESEKFRWMGSARIDFYSLLRAVNLRRYNGHILFVPAPGYEGFGDPVEQTISCKSNGATNAAEGDITDVCNNETCTYSGPSTDDADLEWRSLKGPFVNVWISNTAFASEGVMIAPQAQFADGYLDAAIIKDCPWSVALGLLLRMKDGSYIESPYVEYFKVKALRIEPGLRVGSSTIGGIIDSDGEVLARGDRSQTKEEPEHLMAYGPPIQLTVDQGLATIFSPR, encoded by the exons ATGGCCGACCCGCAGGCCGAAGCGCGAGGCCCACCGGAGCCCCGGGCGGAGGCCCTGGTGGAGCCCGTGCGGGTCAACGGCTCTGCGGCGGAGGCCACGCTCTCCAGCGCCGAGCTGGCGTGGCGCCCCACCGCGGCCGGCCGCGACAGCGGTGGAAGGCGGAAGCTGGAGCTGGAGTCCGACGTGCTCGGGTTCCAGGTGGAGGGCAGGGCTCTCAAACTCGCGACCTTTACGAGGGGGGACGTGACGGGCGCGGGGAGGCCGCCGTCTCCGGTGGGCTGCGGCGGAGGTGCAGAGGacaggaagagaggggaggtggcggtggagATGGAGAGCGAGGAGGCCGCGGAGAGGTGGGGGCATGCCATCAGAGATCGCTTCGCCTCGCTTG GTCGACCGAAGAGACTGTTCTTCATAGTGAACCCTTACGGTGGGAAGAGAGGTGGGCGGAAGATTTTCCAAACCGAAGTTCTGCCTCTTATTGAAGCTGCTCACATCCTTTACACCATGCAAG AAACCAATTACCGTCTTCATGCTCAAGAAATTGCTGGTTCACTGGATCTTAAGAAATATGATGGGATCGTTTGTGTTAGTGGAGATGGTATCCTTGTAGAG GTTGTTAATGGTCTGCTGCAAAGAGATGATTGGGACAAAGCAATAAAAGTGCCACTAGGGATCATTCCAGCAG GTACTGGAAATGGAATGGTGCAAGGTCTATTGCATTCTGCTGGTGAACCCTTCTCGATGTCAAATGCTGTGTTTGCAATCATCAGAG GTCACAGACGTGCCCTCGATGTCACTTCTGTTGTGCAAGGAAAGACAAAGTTTTTCAGTGTCATGATGCTTACATGGG GTTTGGTAGCTGATATTGATATTGAGTCAGAAAAGTTTAGGTGGATGGGAAGCGCTCGCATCGACTTCTAT TCCCTTCTACGTGCGGTGAACTTGCGACGGTACAATGGGCATATTCTTTTTGTTCCTGCCCCAGGATATGAAGGATTTGGTGATCCCGTGGAGCAAACTATCAGCTGTAAATCAAATGGGGCTACCAATGCTGCCGAAGGAGACATAACAGATGTTTGTAATAATGAAACATGTACATATTCAGGTCCTTCAACTGACGATGCTGATCTCGAATGGAGATCACTGAAGGGTCCGTTTGTTAACGTTTGGATCAGCAACACTGCTTTTGCTAGTGAAGGTGTCATGATAGCACCACAAGCACAG TTTGCAGATGGCTACTTGGACGCAGCTATAATCAAGGATTGCCCATGGTCGGTTGCTCTCGGGCTCTTGCTTCGGATGAAGGATGGTAGCTACATCGAATCACCCTATGTGGAGTACTTCAAG GTGAAGGCTCTCCGGATCGAGCCGGGCCTGCGCGTCGGCAGCAGCACCATAGGCGGCATCATCGACTCCGACGGAGAGGTCCTCGCGAGAGGCGACAGGTCCCAAACCAAGGAAGAGCCGGAGCATCTGATGGCGTATGGCCCCCCTATCCAACTGACGGTGGATCAGGGGCTGGCCACCATCTTCTCCCCAAGATGA